The genomic stretch AaagtcaggattcaaacctgGATGTTTTCTGCAGAGCTTCAGTCCTTGTAAAGATTGTCGGGAGTTTTGAATGTGTTTGAAGGTGTCATAGTTATTCAGTCTATACTCTCTAGTATATTTGGTTTGGGGTTCTGATAATAACTATGTTGAGTTTGTCTGTTACtttgatttttgctttctctAGGAAATCCGAAAAGTTGTACAGAGTTTAGAACAAACAGCTCGAGAGATCTTAACTCTACTGCAGGGGGTCCATCAGGGTGCTGGTTTTCAGGACAGTAAGTTCTTTTGATTttgaagggtttttaaaaattgaatttgtcCGTTATTCAAAGAGttatttgaagaattaatttAAAGAGTTAATTTCTGTTTAGAAAACATTCCCAGTCTGTCATTTTATTAAGAACAATGCCCCTCATGTTCTATGGCGAGTAAAAATTGGATAAGTAGGTGAGTTTAGCATTTTAtgtgtttacagaattctgtGTGTTATGATGTGATAATGTAATTACAGTGTGGTAATTGTAGTAGTTTTGTAGCTCTCTTTTAAACCCAGTTTTTCATTCGTTGAATATGGTTTAATAGGCATTTTAGTTAAGAAATGGCCAGTGTAAAATGTTCCTAATGTATTTACAGTCAGCCCCTTAAATGGAGATCGGATAAGTTTAAACATGGAACCTTTATTGTAAGATGTAGCCAGCATAATTGAAAGAGCTAGAATATATTTTCAGTCAGAGAATGatattatattataatgtatGAGTGTCAGAGGCAAGTCATTTTTCTCAGTGGTATGGAGTTGGTCAGTGAGATGGAGATAAAGCTTCTTTTTGACCAAATACAGGAGCTATAAGCCGTCCAATTGTAGGAGTCCTTTAAGGATTGACTAGGAATAGTAGCTGCTACTTGGCCTTTGAGGATGACATTATTTAGGACAGCTTACTGATTTGTCTACTAAGGTATTCCCTTTCAGCAAATTTCTGTCTATTTTTCAGTGTTGGTAAATCAATCAGAAAATGAAAGGTGAGATTTTTGAGAGCCAGGTTGAAAAGTAGAGATGCATACCCTGCATTGGGTCatgagataaattttttttaagttgatttatTTCCAAATAGATTGTGTAGATTATTAAGGAAGAACTATATTTGAAATTTGGTAAACCTTTCATTATTGTTATGCTTGATTATCTTTTTGTGATCAGTTCCAAAGAGGTGTTTGAAAGCTCGAGAACATTTTGGTACAGTAAAAACACATCTAACATCTTTGAAGACcaagttccctgctgaacagTATTACAGGTttgtaagaaaaaatagaattattttgtaATGTTAAGTAAAAGTAAAGGCAGGAGAAAAATTGTATGTACTGAGTGATTTGCTTAGAACTAGGTGAAGACTTCTCTATGTAAAAGAAGCAATGAAAAAGGGTCAAACTATTAATAGTGGTGGTATTTTAATGGTGACAGATttggtgactttatttttttcctccctttgagAATTTTCCTAAGGAACATGTATAATTTTTGCAATGAAAagggaatgaaaatgaagaaaatattgatTGTATGAAGATCAATTACaagttttttttagtatatgtaagTTACGTGTGAAATTGGGTGAATCACGTTTATGCTATTAAAGTTGTGGGATTAGATGGCAGTATATACATGAACTGAGTATTACCTCAGAGTTTGAGTTTTACTGCTGAGTAGCatatttagttaatattttatgCTGTGTTGAATCTGTAACACCATTAATTTTAAGAGTCACCATTATTTTATGTATCACTAGGGAAGAAAATTTGTTGCCAATCATAATTGTGAAATTTACAGATTGTAAAATGCATCCTAATTTCACAGATGTTAAACTGGAAAAAGCTGCATCTGGGTATTGATGAAATATGATGAATAAGAACTTAGAGTCTTTACTTGTTTTCCTAGTGGAAAACATGTTCCCTAGTGAAAAAGATGTTTTGTTAAGACATATGTGGGCAAAAGCAACATGTATATGGGAAGTAGATAATACAACTTCACAAGATAATTTAAGACGGGTTGACAAGCTACCTGTGGCCCGCTGCCTCTCGGGGCTAAGAACTGCTTATATTTTAGAGggttgttaaaaacaacaacaacaacaacaacaaaaacccaaactaaAAACACCCAAATAAGAATGTGTGATGGAGACTGGATATGgttcacaaagcctaaaatattaccGTCTGACCTTTCACAGAAAAAGTTTGGCGACCCCCGCTGTAAGGTAATAACGGATGTATAGAGACGTTGAACAATAGAATTGACGGGATCTTGAGAGATAATACAGTTTGGAGGTCACACAGAGGCTGACCTCTGGGTGATTTGGCCCGTAGAAGATTTTGTTTGACTTGAATTgtattgaaaatttttttgaatttgccATCTTTGAAATTTAGGAGGCATAGTGTTAATATCTGAAGTTCATATCTGGGGTTGTAAAATTATGTATGCTTTTTTTGGGTTTCTAGCTCGGTTTAACTGCGATATCCTGAAAGTTTAAGTCTGTTGGTTTAGTGATTGCAGTGATAGTTATTTCTTACATGTGTGAGCCAGGATTTTCTTGATACGCTACACACAAATCAAAGTGTGAGAATAAGTTAGGTGTTGAAGTTGATGTACATACAGTTGCAGTTCTCATCTATCTgtttccaattttaatttttctcagagCAGTATCCTTGTTCTTACTGATTAAACTTCTAAAATACAGTTGTTCTTATCATACCTAatcttaaattataaatattattttcattgaaGTTGGATCATGTTTCCCATTTATTAAACTTTTGATGTTAATTattgtaaattttataaataataattgttatggggcacctgggtggctcagtgggttaaagcctctgcctttggctcaggtcatggtctcagggtcctgggttcaagccctgcatcaggctctctgctccgtagggagcctgcttccccccccccctgcctgcctctctgcctacttgtgatctctgtcacagaaataaataaaatcttaaaaaaaattgttgcaaATTTGAACTTGTAAAACTTCTACTGACTTCATCTGATATATTCAAGTGTCATATTGTTCTCACACATTTTATACATTGGGGCTTCACATAGATTTGacttgaaaaaatattctatttctaaaatgtttgaCTGTGATTGTACTAAATTTATCTTTGTTAAGGTCCCTAATCCCTCAACCTAATGAGCTTATATCCATGCAGATTTCATGAGCACTGGAGGTTTGTGTTGCAGCGTTTGGTCTTCCTGGCGGCATTTGTTGTGTACTTGGAATCAGAAACACTAGTGACTCGAGAAGCAGTTACAGAAATTCTTGGTAGTAAGTATCTTCATTAGTGTTGGTCTGCAGGATCAGGCATGGTAGCTTAATTTTGGTGTGGGGGGGTAGCTCTTGCTTGTACTTTCTATTTGTTAAGTGGGAACTAAATGGAAAACTCATGATTTGGAAACACAAAAAGTAAAAACGTGTGGTGGCTTGCTTTTTGCACTCAACTGTTTCGTTTAGTTtgtaaaatttagtttttaaaaaatccaggcCCACAGAAAGTTGAAAGAACAGCATAGTGAATACCTGTATGCACTGCACTTAGATTTCCTGCTTGCTGTTATTTTGCCATGTCTTTCAGTCCTCTTGCTCTGTGTGCATTTgtatttgtgtgcgtgtgtggatCATGTGAAAGCCACTTGTAGTATCACAGCTTATGCTTTAAATGTTGCGGCATGCATTGTCCAAAAACAAAGGTACTCTCTGATACGACTCGGTAACATTCTTGGTGGTGTTACTTTTTGagagaagaatgaaaggaaaaattgcAGGCTAAAGAGCTCAAAAGTCCACAATGAGGTCTAGTTGCCAACAGTATGAACCCAATTGTAAaggattatttttcttatctttctgttGATACAGATTATATGTGTgcgtatatatttgtatatatagtaatttatatttttaggttCAGGTTTTGTTCACATCATGACCTTATTTTTACTTTGGTGTATTTTTTAGTTGAGCCAGATCGGGAGAAAGGATTTCATCTGGATGTAGAAGATTATCTCTCAGGAGTTCTAATTCTTGCCAGTGAATTGGTAAGTAGCTTAGTgatttgccattttctttttctttttttaatattttattttatttttaagtgggctccatgcttgccatggggcttgaactcactatcccaagaccaagagtcacatgctccaccaactgagccagccaggtgcccctgccatttgctttttttttttttaaagattttatttatttatttgacagagatcacaagtaggcagagaggcaggcagagagagaggaggaagcaggttccctgccaagcagagagcccaatggcggggctcgatcccaggactctgggatcataacccgagccgaaggcagaggctttaacccactgaaccacccaggcgcctctgccaTTTGCTTTTTTGATTCTTCCCACTTCactgtcagtttttaaaatgggcaCAAAAATTCAGGGAGTCTTTTCTAAGCCTTCTCTTGACCACCGGTTCGTCATTGTGCACTGTGTGTATTATGTTTTGCTAGTCATCAGAGAAAGGCCAGTTCAAACAGTGTGCTAGCTGTACATACTTAACCAATGTGTGAATTCTTAGAAGATGGTAATAcctctttctttcagttttaactgtataagtatatattttttgccCATATTCCCTTTATGTCACTGGAGAAATTGTCCtatgaaaataattctaaagAACAAAAGGTGTCCGCCATAGCCTTTGTTCATAATGATGAAAACTTGACCAGAGAAACTCCAACAGAAGGGGAATGATTTCTTAAGTCGTGAAGTAACTGTAATATTAAACAACTGTCAAAATGTAATTACAAAAGACCTTGTGGAAAAGTTGTGTATCCTTGAGGGTCTTTTAGTTGTGATTGGGAGGGAGATGTGCTAAAAGAGGCCTGTTGTAATGTATCCCCGTTTGCCTTCCCTCCTGTAGTCCAGGCTGTCTGTCAACAGTGTGACTGCGGGAGACTACTCCCGGCCCCTCCACATCTCCACCTTCATCAATGAGCTGGATTCTGGCTTCCGCCTTCTCAACCTGAAAAACGACTCCCTGAGGAAGCGCTATGACGGCTTGAAGTACGATGTGAAGAAAGTAGAGGAGGTGGTCTATGATCTCTCCATCCGGGGCTTCAATAAGGAGACAGCAGCGGCTTGTGCAGAGAAATAGGAGGCCCTCCTTGTGCCTGGCCCTGCTGACTTCAGTGGTTGCCAGTGAGGGTGAGCCCAGTGCCTCTCAAGGTAGTTAGGATTGCCCCTTGCTAAACACCGCGCTTTATTTTCTTAACCAGTGTGTGGTGTAAGTATCAAAATTGAAACACATTTTTGGGGGTAAAAAAGATAGCCTTTACAAGGAcagattttctttgttgtttcagTGAATATGCTCTGTAATTCTGTGTATTTCAGTTCTGTCAAAAAGTGTAAATGTCAGTCTCTTGGTAAAGTCCTTTTCTTGCTTACCCTGATGCTGTTGATGTACTGATTGAGGAGTTTATTGTCTTGTGTTCCTTCCAGAAGTGATCCTTGGTGTTTTCTATATCCAAATTAGCCATCCACTCCCAGGTGTAGCCTGGATACAGTATAAACATAGGTAATTTAAAAGGATGGTTGCCAAGCAAAGGAcaacttattttatatttcccttATTTTAAGCCTCATAAGTAAAtcagatgttgaattttttttgcaAGGGAGTTACAGCCCCAGGGTCTCTCTCACTGCCATCAaaatgtaaaagatgaaattgCAAAGTCAAGTTCAACAGATTATTTTGGGATGTTTTTGTATTAGGGGATTGAGTAACATCTTCTCATTTAGCTCTGTTTACCAGGTGTAGAGTAGGGCTTAGTGTTTTACAACACCTCTGTTTTCTGATGTTGCCTTAACATTCTGCTCTTGCAGCAACTTAAAAATCGTTTTCACACACATCTTGAACTAACacttcatataaatatatttttaagctatGAAACCTTTTTCCTAGCAGCCAGCTAGACTGTCTGGTCTGAGACTATAAAGCCACCCAGTCAAGTAAATTAGCAATACCCCGACTGGTATTTTCAGAGCAAAACTGCTGTGCTTTgtctggaaaaaagagaaaacttggattaaaaaagaagatcTGCTGATTTGTTAATGTTTTTTAGAGTAAGCAATTTCAAGTTGTTGGCAGCTATCCCAACGGTCAGGTTTTAGATTTAAAGTTTTGGGCAAGTCACATGAACCTTGTTGGCACCTACCTCCCCCTCCTTGTTTTCAGGTAGTGCTAAGAATGCTTGCCATGTAATTTTTGCTGTTGAATTGAAATGGTTTAAAATGGTGACTTAACCCATAGTTTTTTGGAGTTCACTCAAAGGAAGGTGCTAGTGtttccagaaaaaaaggaagtattttgAAGTATCCTCTCAAGCCCGATACCAGGTTAAGCTTTCTGTTTGTGCAGTAGAATATTTGGCATTCCCTCTCAGAGGCATGGTCAGGCCAAGTTAAGAACTGACCAAATTTTCCATCCTGAGGAAAGAAGTAGAAACGGAGCATAAATTGCTTTGCATTTTTGGGTTTTAGAACAATTTTCTTGACTGCTCTTTCTGTAGAGAGTttgtagaaagaagaaaggtgttCAGATGTTTGAAGTGCCTAGGGCGGTCATCTAAAATGTGCAGTAGTAGCACTGCCTGGGTTGAGCATAAAAGGCTTATCTACATGATCAAACATTTGCAGTAAGTTTGGTAATAGTTTTCTTCTATGGGGAGAATAAATTCTAAAGGTGTTTTGAGGCTGAAGAAGACCAGGGGTGATAAGCACATACTGCTGTGTAGTAGTTAAAATTATCAAAAGACACCAACCACTCAGAGTTAAATTAAAAGTATTGTAATTGAACGTATTGAAAAGCCTCAGCTCTGGTTTTTTTAGTACACCAGAATTGTTCTTTTCAGTTTTAGAGAACTGAGCAGCTTAGAGAGAGTAGAGATGAATTAGTGgatgttttctttataaatttatttataagaagAGAACCCATAAATACTTCATAAGATTTGCCCTGTCTTAAACTTGAATAATAATATTGGTAACGCTTAAGAGAATTTAATAAAGAACGAAAGCTTCTTTGGCAGTGTTTCGAGTCCTTTACTTAAATACACAGCTGAAGAGATGAGGTGGACCTGCTGGATGCCGCGGGCATAGTTTGTATCGTGTACTCCAAGATCACGGCTTTCTTGGTTCTTGGTCTGGACTGAACTGCACTCGCCAGGTGGGGTGTCATCGCATGCCTGACTCCAAACCTGAGGATATGTCCTAtcatgaaatcatataatatgtggtcttttgtgtctggacacttagcacagtgttttTAAGTCTACCCATGTCACAGCATGTATTGGTAGTTTGTTCCTTCTTCCTGAGTGGTAGTTCTTTGTATGGGTATTCCGCATTTAGCCAGTCATCCGATGAGGAAGGTTTAAGTTTCATCATGTTGCTTTGAGCATCCTGTGCAAGTCTTGTGCATGGGtggacttttccatttcttttgtataGATACGTAAGAGTCTATGGTAAAAATGATGATTCTATGTTTAGCCTTTGAAGAGACCCTCAACCTGTTTTCTCTTCAGCAATCCAGGGGCTCCTTACTGTGAGTAAGACAAGTACTAGACAAGGTGTTATATACAATGTCATTGCTAAATAATTTGTGAACAGTTGATGTAGGAATTAAGATATAATTTGAGCCAGTTCATGAAAGAGGTAGGATTTAGATAAGCATGAAACTACGAAGAAATCATTTCTTAGGGGCACAGAATTGAAACCAGAGCAGAAATGGTAGAGGCATACCTTGGAAATACTGTGgattcagttccagaccactgcaataaagtggatattgcaataaagcaagtcaagcGAATTTTTTCCGGGTGCCTATAGAAGTTATGTTTATGCTGTACTGTAGTCTGTTAATAGTATAATGTCTGCAGTAGTATAATgtctaaaaaaatacataccttAATTGTAAAAAATACTCTCTTGCTAAAAATGCTGTCATCTGAGCTATTGGTGAATTGTCATCCTTGATCACAGATGACTGTAACAAATATGAAAAAGTTTGGTATATTGTGAGAATTACTGAAATGTGACAGAGaggaagtgagcaaatgctattgggAAAATAGGGTAGACAGAATGGGTCAACAGAATGGCTCGACACAGGGTTGTCACAGACCTTCAGTCTGTAAAGAATGCAGTATCTGCGCAGTTAAGCGAGGTATGCCTGTGTTAATTGAATAGGGACGGGGATGTCACACACTTGATTGCAGAAGACAGTCTGGTAATGTTGAACTGTTAGGTTTAGAAAAGCCTGAATTGAGAGgttaaggaatttggattttgAATGATAGACACTGGGGGGCTGtatggtttcttcctttttttttttttgaagtggggAGGGAGCAGCTTTGGAGTCGGACACCCGCAGTTTTGAATCCTGGCTGTCCTGTTGACTAATAGAAAAGACCAAAGGCAGGGAGACCTGTGAGGAGGTGCTTGCTGTCTCTGAGGTTGTAAAGGTCAGCTTGGGTGGCTGGCGGTGGGCCTGATCAGATGCAGGGGCAGTGCACTGAAAAGGAGGGAGTCAACTTGGGgtcaggggaggaggagcagggggttGCTGTGGACTGAATGTGTGAGTCCCTTCACATCCATACAATGAAGCTTAATCCCTAATTGGATGGTACTGGTTGTGGGGCCTGGGGAAGGCAATTAGATCATGAGGGTggagtcctcatgaatgggattagtgcccgaATGAAAGGGACTCAGAGATTCTTCCTGCTTCCATCATAGGAGGACAGAACCCAGAGAAGTGGTCTGTGAGCCAAGAAGTGGGCCctctggggtttctgggtggctcattccttaagggtctgccttcagctccagtcataaTCCTGAGGTGGTAGGATTGAACcctgtatcaggttccctgcttggcaggaagcctgcttctccctctcccactccccctgcttataataataataaataggaaaaaaaagaagtgggccCTCACCAGTCACTGAATCAGCTGACCCCTTGATTGACTTGATCACGGaactgttgttgaagccacccagtcaGTGGTGGTTTTGTTAGAGCAGCGTGAATGGACAAGACAAGGGAAGAATATTTGAGGAGAATCAGATACCCGAGCCGAAAAAATACGGGTAGGAAAGTGGGAGCTAGTTTCTGTGGGAAGATGAGAAGGTCAGTTTGGCAAGTGTTGCGTTCACTGTGATGGGGAGATGTTGCACTGATGGCTGTACTTTTTGGGGTAGAATGTAGGGCCGTAAGTGGAGCTGAGGGAGTCCTTGAGACTGGGTGGAGTGGATCTCTGGCTCTGGTTGCAGAGGAGtctctgggggcagggagaggtctGGACGATAATCAGGTCAGGGAGTCCCTGGAGGCAGTTGAAGACAACAAGGAGAAGATAGAAGAGGAGTGAGTCAGAGACTCTTGTCATTCTCTCTCGGTCAGGTCTGTCCTGAGCAGGAGCCAGGACCAACAGAAAAGTGATATATGTACACGGCTCTCTCCCATTGCCACAGAAATCCTTTACTCACCATAAAAACTTAAAGGCTTTTgactaaaggaaaataaacctATGAAAATATGTGGAACCCCCAGAGAAGGAAGTTGGGCTTGTtactttgtgattttgtttttttcctcttatttaccCTGTTTCTTAAATCAGTTACTTGTGATCATCTGGTgtcatttaatattaattaacatTTACCCACAGCCATCTGCTCTGGCTGGAGTTCTGCATTCATCCACTTCAGCTGTGTGTTTCAGTGACAGAATgctggccttgctgtctggatcCACCAGCTGGACCGGCCAGTGAGACCAGTTCAGAAGTCAGGAGGGGACTTCAACTTCCTTTGCCATGTCCTTGTTGTCCAGCTTTCCACGGATGAACTTTTTGCTCACCCTGGCAACTGAAGAGAAGCCAGAGCATTTTTCTCCGTTGGGAGATACAAGGGcagggtgtttgtttttgttttctgggggaggacTGCGATATCATTTTAATCAGTAAGGGGTTGTTTGGGGAGCAGAGTCCGTGGATTGGCCCTTCTACTTTGATAAGACTCTAGTTCATTAGACCCAGAACTGATGCAACTAAGACAAGGACCCATAATTGGTGTTAAAAAAGACCAACATCAGTAAACTTTAAGGCTTATTTTCTTTGCACCCAGGAGTTAACTTTTAAATCCCCTAGAGGGAGAACAAAGGAGCAGAAGGATGGCTCTAGGTTCTCTTCTGTAGTTGTGGCTAGCAAAACTTGGCTGTCAGTCTTTCGGGGGCTAGTCTGGGGGGTGGGCATTAGTAGGGAACAACATGAGTCCAATCGGGTTTGGTAGCTTAGTGAGCCTTTCCATTCTTCACCTACCATTCCACCTGTCACAGGTCAGGGGCAGAACTtcatcttgtttttctgtttttgtgttttgggggtgggtgggtaggggcagagggtgagggagacagaatcttaagcaggccccgtGCCCAGTGTGAAGTgctatgtggggtttgatctcacaaccctgagatcatgagccaaaatcaTAAGTCCCTatattgactgaaccacccagacacctaTGACTTCATGTTATCTAACAAAACTGGCCcaatgggcacctgggttgttGGACTGTGTTGGCCTTGTGTCATCAAACAGCTCAGCCTTTCCTTAAACTGAAAACAGCCTGGAAATAGGAATACTTCCAAAATACCCTCAGTGaggagaacaaaaggaaattggAGCTGACTGCAGAAGAACTTTTGACTTTGATCCTCGTGTATTTTATAcgattggaaggaaggaaggaataggtGATGCCTAGTGTTCAGTCAAAGGTATGATGGTGGTGGGGAATATGTAAACATGCATACCGTTGCTTTATGACCCATATTGTACAGTTTTGTCTTTGTGGACTTGCGTTACTTTTGTGATTACGAAAGAAATAAACATTGTAGTAAATTGGGAAATGACAAAAAACTCTTGAAGGTGCCTATGTATTTTCTACATTGTAGTTTATCCTGAATATACTACTGactttcagaacttttttttgaGGTATTTGCGGATTCTGCATTAACTTTCAGAAGTACTGTCACTTAGCTAACCGCTGTGTGAATGTCTGTTCATTGTCTTGAGCTCCTTTCACAGAGGCTCAGATGGATATCTTCTCCCCAGGCTCCGTGGAGACTCAGGTTCCACGGTCCAGCTGTTTCTGTCCTTTAGCAGTGCCTTTTCCATTGCTGGCATCAAAACAAACATACTATAATTggattttgtaattttataattgGATCTTATAATTTCCTAAGGGATTAGAAAAGAATTTTTGTCACCTGCCTTGTCAGAGTGTTTTTACCTCTGACTTTCGGAGCTGTCCTGACACATTGTATTTGACAACTTAGGGGGCTCGGATAAATGGAGGAGGAGGTGTTCCCaggggtttccttttcttccttagcCTGTCTTCTCGGGGCTGCCAGCCACTCAAGCTGATGTGCTTGTGCTCTAGCCTTGAATTCCAATCACCACTTGgtgctgctttggaaaacagtctggcagttcctcaaaaaattaaacccaGAGGTACCTATGACCGGGCATCTTCATGACTAGATACGTACTTGAGAGGTGAAAACTCTGCATACAAGTCTATACAAAGACCTGCACACTAATACTCATGGCAGCATTGTTCGTAATGGCCTACGAGTGGAGACCATTCAACTGTCCATCAACTAGTGAATGGATGACAAAATGAGCCATTTCCCCCCAGTGGAATGCTATCTGGCAATATGATATGTGACATAGGGATAAACCGCAAAAACAtataaagtgaaagaagccattcacaaaagaccacatgctCTGTGATTCCACTTAAGTGAAAGTCCAGACTAGGGATGTCTGTggtgacagaaagtagattggCGGTTGctgtgggatggggaggggagagcgggaagtgactgctaatgggtatggtGTTCCTCTCTGGGGGGGTGAATACATTCTGGAAGCAGTTGGAGGTGATGGTTGTATGACCTCATGAATATACTAAACAGCAGTGAACTGTACTCGTTAAATGGATGAGGTTTGTAGTATgcaaattatatcttaataaaaagcCAGAATGCTCATCTTGCCATTTATCTTCACAAATTGCTCCTTGTGGTTTCAGTCAGTGGCCCTGTGGGGGGAGCACCAATGCTGGGTGCTGTGCGCAGGGCTCAcatgaaatatttcatttcatctgcCCAGCAGTGTGGGTGTTGGCCATTTGTCTCCacttacagaggaagaaactgcgGTTTGGAGCACAGGAGGGCTGCTTGCTGTCCTCCAGCCCGTCTGTGGCTCCCGCCCCGCTCAAGCTGGACCGACCCCAAGCCCTTCTCATATGTACGTTCCGCCTTGGGGCCACTGAGGCCCTGGCCGTGGGAGCCAGCCTTGGG from Neovison vison isolate M4711 chromosome 3, ASM_NN_V1, whole genome shotgun sequence encodes the following:
- the TSN gene encoding translin isoform X3 — its product is MSVSEIFVELQGFLAAEQDIREEIRKVVQSLEQTAREILTLLQGVHQGAGFQDIPKRCLKAREHFGTVKTHLTSLKTKFPAEQYYRFHEHWRFVLQRLVFLAAFVVYLESETLVTREAVTEILGIQAVCQQCDCGRLLPAPPHLHLHQ
- the TSN gene encoding translin isoform X1; this encodes MSVSEIFVELQGFLAAEQDIREEIRKVVQSLEQTAREILTLLQGVHQGAGFQDIPKRCLKAREHFGTVKTHLTSLKTKFPAEQYYRFHEHWRFVLQRLVFLAAFVVYLESETLVTREAVTEILGIEPDREKGFHLDVEDYLSGVLILASELSRLSVNSVTAGDYSRPLHISTFINELDSGFRLLNLKNDSLRKRYDGLKYDVKKVEEVVYDLSIRGFNKETAAACAEK
- the TSN gene encoding translin isoform X2, which encodes MCLKEIRKVVQSLEQTAREILTLLQGVHQGAGFQDIPKRCLKAREHFGTVKTHLTSLKTKFPAEQYYRFHEHWRFVLQRLVFLAAFVVYLESETLVTREAVTEILGIEPDREKGFHLDVEDYLSGVLILASELSRLSVNSVTAGDYSRPLHISTFINELDSGFRLLNLKNDSLRKRYDGLKYDVKKVEEVVYDLSIRGFNKETAAACAEK